Below is a genomic region from Rhizobium sp. 9140.
GCCTTCGACACCGATCGCAAGCGGCTCGCGCCGATCATCGAGCGGCTGAAGCGGGCAGGCACCCGCAACGTTCAGGTTCACGACCGGGCGCAGGCGCTCGCCAGTCTCACGGATCGTTGTGATGCCGTGCTGGTGGATGCGCCCTGCACGGGCACGGGAACATGGCGCCGGCGACCGGATACGAAATGGCGCCTGAACGAGCGCAACATCGAGGAGCGTCAGGGCCAGCAGCGCGAGGCGCTGGCGGAAGCCGCAAGATATGTCCGTCCCGGTGGGCGGCTCGTCTATGTCACCTGTTCCGTCCTGCCGGAAGAAAACGACCAGCAGGTCGATCGCTTTCTTGGCCAGAACCCCGCCTTTGCACCCATGGCAGCGCTCGATAGCTGGAATGCCCTGTTCGGCACGGCTGGTCGCCGGCCGGTCTCGCGGGATGGCCGCACGCTGACGCTGTCCCCGGCATCCACCGCGACCGACGGCTTCTTCTTCGCCATGCTGCAACGGCAGGCGTGACAGCTTCAAAGCGTTCTAAACTATACGCTTTGACACAAGTTTCGTTTTGGTTCATGAGGTTCGAACGGGCGGGGCGCGCTGGACGTGCGCCCGGTCCCGGATCCGTTTCACGCGTGCGGTACCCCTGTCCGGATCCCGGTCGGGCTCCGCCGAGGAGAGGTCATGACCGTATCATTCCTTCGTTCCGCCGCTCTGGCGCTGGCAACCGCCACCTCTGCGCTGGCCATCCAGCCGGCCGCAGCTGCGACCGATGCCGCCGCCGTGCTCAAGCATTACTCCGACGTAGCGCATGCCAAGTTCGAGGACGCCCTGACGACCGCGCAGGCGCTCGACAAGGCCGTGGACGCGCTGATCGCGACGCCGAGCGAGGCGACGCTGAAGGCCGCGCGCGAAGCCTGGCTCGCCGCCCGCAACCCCTATCAGGAAACGGAAGTCTATCGTTTCGGCAACCCGATCGTCGATGAATGGGAAGGCAAGGTCAATGCCTGGCCACTCGACGAAGGCCTGATCGACTATGTCGATGCGAGCTATGGCAGCGAGAGCGACGAGAACGCGCTCTTCACAGCCAACGTCATTGCCAACAAGACGATCTCTATCGATGGCAAGACGATCGATGCGTCGAAAATTACGCCGGAATTTCTGTCGGGCACGCTGCAGGAAGCCGACGGCATAGAGGCGAACGTAGCGACCGGCTACCACGCCATCGAGTTTCTGCTCTGGGGGCAGGATCTGAACGGCACCGGCCCGGGCGCCGGCAACCGCCCCTATACCGACTACGACACCAAGGCCTGCACAAACGGCAATTGCGATCGCCGCGCCGCCTATCTCAAGGCCGCGACCGATCTGCTCGTTTCCGACCTGAAGGAGATGACCGCCAACTGGACGCCGGACGGTGCGGCCACGAAGAACGTCGAAGCCGATTCGAAGGTCGGCCTCACCGCCATCCTGACCGGCATGGGCTCGCTGTCCTATGGCGAACTGGCCGGCGAGCGCATGAAGCTCGGCCTGCTGCTGCACGATCCGGAAGAGGAGCATGACTGCTTCTCGGACAACACCTACAATTCGCACCTTCATGACGCGATCGGCATCGAGCAGGCCTATCTCGGCACCTATACCCGCACCGACGGCACGAAACTGACCGGCCCCTCGCTCTCTGAACTCGTCGCGGCCAAGGACCCGGCCGTCGATGCGGAGATGAAGGAGAAGCTCGCAGCGACCGTTGCGGCCATGCAGGCCATGGCGAAACGCGGCCAGACGGTCGAGGCCTACGACCAGATGATCGCGGAAGGCAACACCGAAGGCAACGCCGTCGTTCAGAAGGCGATTGACGGGCTCATCGCCCAGTCGAAGACCGTCGAGCGCGTGCTGACCGCGCTCGATCTCGGCAAGATCGAACTCGAAGGATCCGACAGCCTCGACAACCCGAACGCCGTCTTCAAATGAGAAACGCGCCCGGACGCAGCAAAGCCTGATCCGCGATGACCGTCCGGACCGCCCCTCGTTTCGTCACGCCCATCGCCGCCGCGACTCTTGCGGCGGTTGTCGCGGTCGTGTGGGCCGGCTGGCGTTTGTCGGCGGCTGACGTTGCCGCTACCGGCCCCGTACCGGCGCCTGCAACCGCGCAAGGCGAGAACATGGCGCAACGGACCGATCTGTCGGACATGGACAGGCGCCGCGTCGCCGATGTGGTCAGGCCGACGCGCGATTTTTCCCGCCCGGAACCGTTCGAGACGATGGCCGGCGGCGCGGGAACCTCGACGGCGAAGCCCGACCGGGCGGGACTGACCCATCCGGCAGGCAATCTCGATGCCGGTGGCGGGGAGAGCTTCCGCCTCGGCAGCGCCCTCTTCGAAAAGCTCTGGGTGTCCTCGCCGTCTTCCACGCAGGCATCGGACGGCCTCGGCCCGCTCTACAATGCCCGCTCCTGCGAAACCTGCCATGTCAGGGACGGGCGAGGGCGCCCGCCGGCCGGTGCGGCGGGAAGCCCGTCTCTGGTCCTGAAATTCTCGTTCCCCGATGCCTCGCGATCCGGTGCAGGAGGCGACCCGGTCTATGGCCGGCAGTTGCAGGACAGCGGCGTTCCCGGCCTGTCGGCCGAGGGGCATCTGGCCCTCCGT
It encodes:
- a CDS encoding imelysin family protein translates to MTVSFLRSAALALATATSALAIQPAAAATDAAAVLKHYSDVAHAKFEDALTTAQALDKAVDALIATPSEATLKAAREAWLAARNPYQETEVYRFGNPIVDEWEGKVNAWPLDEGLIDYVDASYGSESDENALFTANVIANKTISIDGKTIDASKITPEFLSGTLQEADGIEANVATGYHAIEFLLWGQDLNGTGPGAGNRPYTDYDTKACTNGNCDRRAAYLKAATDLLVSDLKEMTANWTPDGAATKNVEADSKVGLTAILTGMGSLSYGELAGERMKLGLLLHDPEEEHDCFSDNTYNSHLHDAIGIEQAYLGTYTRTDGTKLTGPSLSELVAAKDPAVDAEMKEKLAATVAAMQAMAKRGQTVEAYDQMIAEGNTEGNAVVQKAIDGLIAQSKTVERVLTALDLGKIELEGSDSLDNPNAVFK